In Phragmitibacter flavus, a single genomic region encodes these proteins:
- a CDS encoding replication-associated recombination protein A — protein MSDFFEAADPAALTPAQVLAGAPLPARMRPRSLSEYVGQQHILGEGKLLRRAILADRFSSLIFYGPPGVGKTTLANIISFETKSRFVTLSGVESNVAEIRQVADMAEKMQRLHGKGTILFVDEIHRFNKAQQDVLLPHLERGTLRFIGATTHNPFFYINSPLVSRSQLFTLEAIGVEDLERLLENAVADEERGLGKLKVDLKPEAKRHIATICDGDGRKCLSALEIAVLTTPPDEEGRIVIDLAVAEESVQQKTIVYDGDGDAHYDTISAFIKSMRGSDPDAAVYWLAKMLYAGEDIRFIARRIVICASEDVGMADSNALRVAIAAQQAVEFVGMPEARIPLAHATIYIATAPKSNRAYVAINAALEDVKNGRTLAVPKYLRSTAYKSAKKLGHGEGYQYSHDSEEGYIPQAYLPEGRRYYEPSGNGMEVKVRERLDYWRKRFEESRSAEE, from the coding sequence ATGTCTGATTTTTTTGAAGCGGCTGATCCGGCGGCGTTGACGCCGGCGCAGGTGCTGGCGGGTGCGCCTCTGCCGGCTCGGATGAGGCCGAGGTCGTTGTCGGAATATGTGGGACAGCAGCACATTTTGGGGGAGGGGAAGCTGCTTCGGCGGGCGATTTTGGCGGACCGGTTTTCGTCGCTGATTTTTTACGGTCCGCCGGGGGTGGGGAAGACGACGTTGGCAAACATCATTTCATTTGAGACGAAGTCACGTTTTGTGACGTTGAGCGGGGTGGAGAGCAATGTGGCGGAGATTCGTCAGGTGGCGGACATGGCGGAGAAAATGCAGCGACTGCATGGAAAAGGGACGATCCTTTTTGTGGATGAGATTCACCGGTTCAACAAAGCGCAGCAGGATGTGTTGCTTCCGCATCTGGAGCGGGGGACGTTGCGGTTCATTGGGGCGACGACTCACAATCCGTTTTTTTACATCAATAGTCCGCTGGTGAGCCGGTCGCAGCTGTTTACGCTGGAGGCGATCGGAGTGGAGGATTTGGAGCGGTTGCTGGAGAATGCAGTGGCGGATGAGGAGCGGGGGTTGGGGAAGTTGAAGGTGGATCTGAAGCCGGAGGCGAAACGTCATATTGCGACGATTTGTGATGGGGATGGGCGCAAATGTTTAAGTGCGCTGGAGATTGCGGTTTTGACGACGCCGCCGGATGAAGAGGGGCGGATTGTGATTGATCTGGCGGTGGCGGAGGAGTCGGTGCAGCAGAAAACCATTGTGTATGATGGGGATGGGGATGCGCATTACGACACGATCAGTGCGTTCATCAAGTCGATGCGTGGGAGCGATCCGGATGCGGCGGTGTATTGGCTGGCGAAAATGTTGTATGCGGGGGAGGACATCCGGTTCATTGCGCGGCGGATTGTGATTTGTGCGAGTGAGGACGTGGGGATGGCGGACAGCAACGCGTTGCGGGTGGCGATTGCGGCGCAGCAGGCGGTGGAGTTTGTCGGAATGCCGGAGGCGCGGATTCCGTTGGCGCATGCGACGATTTACATTGCGACGGCTCCGAAGAGCAACCGGGCTTATGTGGCGATCAATGCTGCGCTGGAGGATGTGAAGAACGGGCGAACCTTGGCCGTGCCGAAGTATTTGCGCAGCACGGCCTATAAGTCAGCGAAGAAGTTGGGGCATGGCGAGGGGTATCAGTATAGCCATGACAGTGAGGAGGGCTATATTCCGCAGGCGTATTTGCCAGAGGGGCGGCGGTATTATGAGCCGTCGGGGAATGGGATGGAGGTGAAAGTGCGGGAGCGGTTGGATTACTGGCGGAAGAGATTTGAGGAGAGTCGGAGCGCTGAAGAGTGA
- a CDS encoding YdjY domain-containing protein — MTRIFPLLLCLFLVAAVGAQEGAESPRQMAPDAAGAAIATRKLEEAKQRVQKTGENRYEIGTIKINSKTREITFPATLNMTEGLLEYALVHENGKTHESLLSTKVSPTELNLALLLANYEAHLGDAAKHLPDLLPATRSLIAQPMENPGANRVNITLIWSDKDGREKRVPMAEWIHDKKTGKPLLTPYWSYTGSLVREVGFAAEFDGSVIGIYFDMIAMINCPVPGNVSDEVWQVETQDVPALETPIVVSITPYIAEPQAP, encoded by the coding sequence ATGACTCGAATATTTCCCCTGCTTCTTTGCCTGTTTTTGGTCGCTGCCGTGGGCGCCCAGGAAGGGGCTGAGTCCCCCCGTCAAATGGCTCCCGATGCCGCCGGAGCCGCCATCGCCACCAGAAAACTCGAAGAGGCCAAACAACGGGTGCAAAAGACCGGGGAGAACCGTTACGAGATCGGGACCATCAAGATCAACAGCAAAACCCGCGAAATCACCTTTCCGGCTACTCTCAACATGACTGAAGGCCTGTTGGAATACGCATTGGTTCATGAAAATGGCAAAACCCATGAGAGTTTGCTCAGCACGAAGGTCAGCCCTACGGAACTCAATCTCGCCCTGCTTCTCGCCAATTATGAAGCCCATCTCGGCGATGCCGCCAAACATCTGCCTGACCTGTTGCCCGCCACCCGCTCTTTGATTGCCCAACCGATGGAAAACCCGGGTGCCAATCGCGTCAACATCACGCTCATCTGGAGCGATAAAGACGGGCGCGAGAAGCGCGTGCCCATGGCCGAGTGGATTCATGACAAAAAGACCGGAAAACCCCTTCTAACTCCCTACTGGTCCTACACGGGTTCGCTGGTGCGCGAGGTCGGTTTCGCGGCTGAATTTGACGGTTCGGTGATCGGCATCTATTTTGACATGATCGCGATGATCAACTGCCCCGTTCCGGGCAATGTCAGCGATGAAGTCTGGCAGGTGGAGACGCAGGACGTGCCTGCGCTTGAAACCCCGATTGTCGTGAGTATCACCCCGTATATCGCCGAGCCCCAAGCTCCCTAA
- a CDS encoding prenyltransferase/squalene oxidase repeat-containing protein yields the protein MKTVFLLSLILALGGASPCLHAQTNGNASLKQEIQLSISRGLDFLKSQQKPDGSWSLSEEPAISALVLSSFMGDPNRKPSDPVPAEIAKGYAQLLSNVKPDGGIYVKGRANYNTAIALLALSLNPQPEYQQATLAARKFVIGQQNDFDKPGETDNAFDGGIGYGKPGPNTPPHADLSNTHFALEALHYSKKIFEDNAPPEDKEKDLNWAAAIKFVERCQNRPESNDQAWASNDPKNAGGFIYEPGVSKAEEDKLPDGRVAMRSYGSISYAGMLSFIYAGLTPDDPRVQAAQQWLADNYTLEENPGMGQEGKFYYYHTMAKALSVANVDTLTTKEGKAIDWRNGLGKHLLNIQKSDGSWTNDTGRWMESDPVLVTSYILLALEHMYRSL from the coding sequence ATGAAAACTGTCTTTCTACTTTCCTTGATTCTCGCCCTCGGGGGCGCCAGTCCGTGCCTTCATGCCCAGACCAATGGCAATGCTTCGCTCAAGCAGGAGATCCAATTGTCCATCTCGCGTGGACTCGATTTCCTCAAGTCGCAGCAAAAGCCGGATGGTTCATGGAGCCTTTCCGAGGAACCCGCGATTTCCGCCCTCGTGCTCAGTTCTTTTATGGGCGATCCCAATCGTAAACCTTCCGATCCCGTGCCTGCCGAGATCGCCAAAGGTTACGCGCAGCTCCTCAGCAACGTCAAACCTGACGGCGGCATCTACGTGAAAGGTCGCGCGAACTACAATACCGCCATCGCGTTGCTGGCGCTCTCCCTAAATCCGCAGCCTGAATATCAGCAGGCCACTTTGGCGGCCCGGAAATTTGTGATCGGACAACAAAACGATTTCGACAAACCCGGTGAGACCGACAATGCATTTGACGGCGGCATTGGTTATGGCAAACCCGGGCCCAATACCCCTCCGCACGCCGATCTTTCCAACACGCACTTCGCCTTGGAGGCCTTGCATTACTCGAAAAAAATCTTTGAAGACAATGCCCCGCCTGAAGACAAGGAAAAGGATTTGAACTGGGCCGCTGCCATCAAGTTTGTCGAGCGTTGTCAGAATCGTCCGGAATCCAATGACCAGGCCTGGGCCAGCAACGATCCGAAAAATGCGGGTGGTTTCATCTATGAACCCGGCGTCAGCAAGGCCGAAGAGGACAAACTGCCCGATGGCCGTGTTGCCATGCGTTCCTACGGCAGTATCAGTTATGCCGGCATGCTCAGCTTCATTTATGCCGGGTTGACTCCTGATGATCCACGCGTTCAGGCTGCCCAACAGTGGCTGGCCGACAACTACACTTTGGAAGAAAACCCCGGCATGGGCCAGGAAGGCAAATTTTATTATTATCACACCATGGCGAAGGCGTTGAGCGTCGCCAATGTTGACACCTTGACCACCAAAGAAGGCAAGGCCATCGACTGGCGCAACGGTCTGGGAAAACACCTGCTGAACATTCAGAAGTCGGATGGTTCCTGGACCAACGACACTGGTCGCTGGATGGAGAGTGATCCAGTTTTGGTGACGTCTTATATCCTGCTCGCGCTTGAGCATATGTATCGCAGCCTGTAA
- a CDS encoding dTDP-4-dehydrorhamnose 3,5-epimerase family protein, producing the protein MSNPEFSEVKRDPATVSATGQLLTQLPDGVRFRSAVTHFDDRGSVCELFDERWSWHDEPLVFSYMFTLRPNKVKGWGKHMLHEDRYFVMFGEMEVVMYDTREDSPTKGLLARVHLSEWERRLMCIPIGVWHANFNPGTKDAVIVNFPTQPYDHGNPDKFRLPLDTDQIPYQFPPGVNGW; encoded by the coding sequence ATGTCCAACCCTGAGTTCAGCGAAGTTAAGCGTGATCCCGCTACCGTTTCAGCCACCGGCCAGCTGTTGACCCAGTTGCCTGATGGTGTGCGGTTTCGTTCCGCCGTCACTCATTTCGACGACCGCGGCAGTGTTTGCGAGCTTTTCGACGAGCGCTGGAGCTGGCATGATGAGCCGCTGGTGTTTTCTTACATGTTTACGCTGCGCCCCAACAAGGTGAAGGGCTGGGGGAAACACATGCTGCATGAGGATCGTTATTTTGTGATGTTCGGGGAGATGGAGGTGGTGATGTATGACACGCGTGAAGATTCGCCGACGAAAGGCTTGCTGGCGCGTGTGCATCTGTCGGAATGGGAGCGCCGGTTGATGTGCATTCCCATCGGCGTGTGGCATGCCAACTTTAATCCCGGGACGAAGGATGCGGTGATTGTGAACTTTCCCACCCAACCTTACGATCACGGCAATCCCGACAAATTCCGGCTGCCTCTGGACACCGATCAAATACCTTATCAGTTTCCTCCCGGGGTGAACGGCTGGTGA
- a CDS encoding glycosyltransferase family 2 protein: protein MRATIICPTHNHGHLIHAALRSALRQTHQDFELFVIGDGVTAETREAVLESMQWDPRFHFVEREKSSRHGETYRHEVLQLQATGEFVCYLSDDDLWLPHHLGSMCDALRRFDVAHSRTLWIPVEGMIGSSLVNWSAASWREWTLNPPRKNGVGLSQCGHRMDFYRTLPHGWRTTPPDAWSDHYMWQQILRQPGRGATGTGDPSTIQFPSPIRGGMTLAERYEEMCGWEKKMVSDPDALSEELRGYATDWEAASYLSMENELRYMKETTVVDLRLQLQQLQQVQCEWTQSMELQRLEINKLRQRESAMREKLIKAKSDRERWKNRYEGLPRWLRSVGRRLSGGGRKGS from the coding sequence ATGCGAGCCACCATCATCTGTCCCACCCACAATCATGGGCACCTGATTCATGCAGCCCTGCGCAGCGCCTTGCGGCAAACGCATCAGGATTTCGAATTGTTTGTCATTGGCGACGGGGTTACTGCGGAGACGCGTGAGGCGGTGCTGGAATCCATGCAGTGGGATCCGCGCTTTCATTTCGTGGAGCGTGAGAAATCCAGCCGGCATGGCGAGACTTACCGTCATGAAGTGTTGCAGCTGCAGGCCACCGGCGAGTTTGTCTGTTACCTCTCCGATGACGATCTGTGGCTGCCGCATCACCTTGGTTCAATGTGCGACGCCCTGCGGCGCTTTGACGTGGCCCATTCGCGCACCCTATGGATTCCGGTGGAAGGGATGATCGGCTCAAGCTTGGTGAACTGGTCGGCGGCATCATGGCGGGAGTGGACATTAAATCCACCGCGCAAAAATGGCGTCGGACTTTCCCAGTGCGGACATCGGATGGATTTTTACCGAACCCTCCCGCATGGCTGGCGCACCACCCCTCCGGATGCCTGGAGCGACCATTACATGTGGCAGCAAATCCTGCGGCAGCCGGGACGGGGAGCGACCGGCACTGGTGATCCGTCCACCATCCAGTTTCCCAGCCCGATCCGGGGTGGGATGACGTTGGCGGAACGTTATGAAGAGATGTGCGGGTGGGAGAAAAAGATGGTGTCTGATCCGGATGCACTGAGTGAAGAGCTGCGCGGATATGCCACGGACTGGGAGGCTGCATCTTATCTCTCCATGGAAAATGAATTGCGATACATGAAGGAGACCACGGTGGTAGATCTTCGCCTGCAACTGCAGCAGTTGCAGCAAGTTCAATGTGAGTGGACGCAGTCGATGGAACTCCAACGACTCGAAATCAATAAGCTCAGACAACGCGAGTCGGCGATGCGCGAAAAATTGATCAAAGCCAAAAGTGACCGTGAAAGGTGGAAGAATCGTTATGAGGGGCTTCCACGCTGGCTTCGTAGCGTGGGCAGACGACTCTCAGGTGGAGGCCGAAAGGGGAGTTAA